A part of Desulfomicrobium baculatum DSM 4028 genomic DNA contains:
- a CDS encoding LexA family transcriptional regulator gives MKFDDFFQRVAKTTGISTQKELAGLLGIEPAAITMAKSRGVPKSWGLSIAAAFGVNPVWLKTGSGPVYQNEQASTVLVPKVAAKACAGGGSFELSDMIVDELPFDRSWLSKKGNPGRMVAMEVIGDSMSPELEPGDNILIDQSQNQVADNNLYVVGLADNIQVKRVQIRPGLVVLFSTNQRYSPVTLQGDEIDTLRVIGRVLWSSRAYA, from the coding sequence ATGAAATTTGACGACTTCTTCCAGAGGGTGGCCAAGACCACGGGTATCAGCACTCAAAAAGAGCTGGCCGGTTTGCTTGGCATCGAGCCGGCCGCCATCACCATGGCGAAAAGCAGGGGCGTGCCGAAGTCCTGGGGACTCAGCATCGCCGCAGCGTTCGGGGTCAATCCGGTCTGGTTGAAGACGGGCTCGGGGCCGGTTTATCAGAATGAGCAGGCGAGCACCGTGCTCGTTCCCAAGGTAGCCGCCAAGGCCTGCGCCGGAGGCGGTTCGTTCGAGCTGAGCGATATGATCGTCGACGAGTTGCCGTTTGACCGCTCTTGGCTGAGCAAAAAGGGCAACCCCGGGCGCATGGTCGCCATGGAAGTCATTGGCGACAGCATGTCTCCGGAGCTGGAACCGGGCGACAACATCCTTATCGACCAGAGTCAGAATCAGGTTGCGGACAACAATCTCTATGTTGTCGGCCTTGCGGACAACATCCAGGTCAAACGCGTGCAGATCCGTCCTGGCCTGGTGGTTCTGTTCAGCACGAATCAGCGTTATTCACCCGTCACCCTTCAAGGCGACGAGATTGATACTCTTCGAGTCATCGGCCGTGTTTTGTGGAGCAGCCGGGCGTACGCGTAA
- a CDS encoding DUF3375 family protein, with translation MCAHHAPLVAGFLHRVFTTSNVRNLSQAELVEALEDELFILPDLVPTLTNFP, from the coding sequence CTGTGCGCCCATCATGCACCGTTGGTGGCCGGATTTCTGCACCGGGTGTTCACCACGTCCAATGTTCGCAATCTGTCTCAGGCAGAACTGGTTGAGGCGTTGGAAGACGAACTCTTCATCTTACCGGACCTCGTCCCGACTCTTACAAATTTCCCGTAA
- the katG gene encoding catalase/peroxidase HPI, with translation MSDGSKCPVTGRTNPSAGGGKTNRDWWPNQLNLNILHQQSNLSNPMGEKFNYAEEFKTLDLDAVKKDLVALMTDSQDWWPADWGHYGPFFIRMAWHSAGTYRTGDGRGGAGSGSQRLAPLNSWPDNVNLDKARRLLWPIKQKYGRKISWADLMILAGNCAIESMGLKPFGFGGGRVDVWEPEQDIYWGAEQEWLATSDKPDSRYSGERDLENPLAAVQMGLIYVNPEGPDGNPDPVASGRDVRETFARMAMNDEETVALVAGGHTFGKCHGAGPATHVGPEPEAAPIEQQGLGWKSSFGSGKGGDTISSGIEGAWKPNPTKWDMGYLKVLFKYEWELLKSPAGAHQWLAKDVEPEDMVVDAHDPSKKVRPMMSTADLSLRFDPIYEPISRRYLQNQEVFEQAFAKAWFKLTHRDMGPRSRYLGPDVPAEELIWQDPVPEVEHKLIDAGDIATLKTKILASGLTIPQLVTTAWASASTFRGSDKRGGANGARIRLAPQKDWAVNQPEQLKTVLQALAKIREDFNTAQTGGKQVSLADLIVLGGCVGVEQAAEKSGHKLAVPFSPGRTDSSQEQTDVEAFAVLEPVADGFRNYLKARFSVPAEELLLDRAQLLTLTAPEMTVLVGGMRALNANFGQSPHGVFTNRPEALTNDFFVNLLDMATEWKPKEGAEGVFEGHDRSTDELKWTGTRIDLLFGSNSQLRAIAEVYACQDSTEKFLQDFVAAWTKVMNLDRFDLA, from the coding sequence ATGAGCGATGGCAGCAAGTGTCCTGTCACGGGAAGAACCAACCCCAGCGCGGGCGGCGGCAAGACGAACCGTGACTGGTGGCCGAACCAGTTGAACCTTAATATCCTGCACCAGCAATCAAACCTGTCCAACCCGATGGGTGAAAAATTCAATTACGCTGAAGAGTTCAAGACGCTCGACCTTGACGCCGTGAAAAAGGATCTCGTTGCCCTCATGACCGATTCCCAGGACTGGTGGCCTGCCGACTGGGGCCACTACGGGCCGTTTTTCATCCGCATGGCCTGGCACAGCGCCGGCACCTACCGCACCGGCGACGGTCGAGGCGGGGCCGGGTCCGGCTCCCAGCGCCTGGCGCCGCTGAACAGCTGGCCGGACAACGTCAACCTCGACAAGGCGCGCAGGCTGCTGTGGCCCATCAAGCAGAAATACGGCCGCAAGATCTCCTGGGCCGACCTCATGATCCTCGCCGGCAACTGCGCCATCGAGTCCATGGGACTCAAGCCCTTCGGCTTCGGCGGCGGCCGCGTGGACGTCTGGGAACCCGAACAGGACATCTACTGGGGCGCGGAACAGGAATGGCTGGCAACGAGCGACAAACCCGACAGCCGCTACTCCGGCGAAAGGGATCTGGAGAACCCGCTGGCCGCCGTGCAGATGGGCCTCATCTACGTCAACCCCGAAGGCCCGGACGGCAATCCGGACCCCGTCGCCTCGGGCCGTGATGTGCGGGAAACCTTCGCGCGCATGGCCATGAACGACGAGGAGACCGTGGCCCTGGTGGCCGGTGGACACACCTTCGGTAAATGCCATGGCGCGGGCCCGGCCACGCACGTCGGCCCTGAGCCCGAGGCCGCGCCCATCGAACAGCAGGGCCTGGGCTGGAAGAGCAGCTTCGGCAGCGGCAAGGGTGGCGACACCATCAGCAGCGGCATCGAGGGCGCATGGAAGCCCAACCCAACGAAATGGGACATGGGCTACCTGAAGGTGCTGTTCAAATACGAGTGGGAGCTGCTCAAGAGCCCCGCCGGAGCGCATCAGTGGCTGGCCAAGGACGTGGAGCCCGAGGACATGGTCGTGGACGCCCACGACCCGTCGAAAAAAGTCCGGCCCATGATGAGCACGGCGGACCTGTCGCTACGCTTCGACCCGATCTATGAGCCCATCTCACGGCGCTATCTGCAGAACCAGGAGGTATTCGAGCAGGCCTTTGCCAAGGCGTGGTTCAAGCTGACGCACAGGGACATGGGCCCACGCTCGCGCTATCTCGGCCCGGATGTTCCGGCCGAGGAGCTCATCTGGCAGGACCCGGTGCCCGAGGTCGAGCACAAGCTGATCGACGCGGGGGACATCGCCACGCTCAAGACCAAGATCCTCGCTTCAGGACTGACCATCCCCCAACTGGTCACCACGGCCTGGGCGTCCGCGTCCACGTTCCGGGGCTCGGACAAACGCGGCGGGGCCAACGGGGCGCGCATCCGGCTTGCGCCGCAGAAGGACTGGGCGGTGAACCAGCCGGAGCAGCTCAAGACCGTCCTGCAGGCCCTGGCAAAAATCCGGGAGGACTTCAACACGGCGCAGACCGGCGGCAAGCAGGTGTCCCTGGCCGACCTCATCGTCCTGGGCGGCTGCGTAGGCGTTGAGCAGGCCGCCGAAAAATCCGGGCACAAACTGGCCGTACCCTTCAGCCCCGGGCGAACGGACTCCTCGCAGGAACAGACCGACGTGGAAGCCTTCGCCGTCCTGGAACCGGTTGCGGACGGCTTCCGCAACTATCTCAAAGCCAGATTCTCCGTCCCGGCGGAGGAACTGCTGCTCGACCGGGCACAGCTCTTGACCTTGACCGCGCCCGAGATGACGGTGCTTGTGGGTGGCATGCGCGCCCTGAACGCCAACTTCGGGCAGTCCCCGCACGGCGTCTTCACCAACCGGCCGGAAGCGCTGACCAACGACTTCTTTGTGAACCTCCTGGACATGGCCACGGAGTGGAAGCCGAAAGAAGGAGCTGAAGGCGTGTTCGAGGGCCATGACCGCTCGACGGACGAGCTGAAATGGACCGGCACCCGCATCGATCTGTTATTCGGCTCCAACTCCCAGCTGCGGGCCATCGCCGAAGTCTATGCCTGCCAGGACTCAACGGAGAAGTTCCTGCAGGATTTCGTCGCAGCCTGGACCAAGGTCATGAACCTCGACCGTTTCGATCTGGCCTGA
- a CDS encoding DNA recombination protein RmuC translates to MHELLLYAPIALPALTLLLLLAFMLRTSKNTLLQSARLDAIEKSLERTERILHDEISQNRDETGRLLLEQRREVIVAFKELGGNLMQRIFDAGCAQSRQLDTLAQNFASFATANLTQLDSLGKQSSANSKALREEILVTLSGISETTTKTVSELGQTQKSQLDAMVAAIATLSETNAAKLETVRSTVETRLHMLQTDNARQLETMRQTVDEKLQGTLEKRLGESFKQVSERLEQVHKGLGEMQSLATGVGDLKKVLTNVKTRGTWGEVQLGALLEQVLSAEQYAKNVATKGGQERVEFAIRLPGQDNEAPVLLPIDAKFPIEDYQRLLEAQDRGDLEAIESAGKQMETRVKSCAKEIRDKYVSPPSTTDFGILFLPIEGLFAEVIRRPGLAESIQRDCRIVIAGPTTLWSILNSLQMGFRTLAIQKRSSEVWNLLGAVKTEWGKYGEILDAVQKKIHQASETIEKAKVRTRVIGRKLQSVQEMPIAESSVLLSLPLEEENEDALLAAD, encoded by the coding sequence GTGCACGAACTCCTCCTCTATGCCCCCATCGCGCTCCCCGCTCTCACGCTGCTCCTGCTGCTGGCCTTCATGCTGCGCACGTCAAAAAACACCCTGCTCCAGAGCGCCCGGCTGGATGCCATCGAAAAGTCCTTGGAACGGACCGAACGGATTTTGCATGACGAGATCAGCCAAAACCGGGATGAAACCGGACGACTGCTGCTTGAGCAACGCCGCGAGGTGATCGTCGCATTCAAGGAACTGGGCGGCAATCTCATGCAGAGAATTTTTGACGCCGGCTGCGCGCAATCAAGGCAGCTCGACACTTTGGCGCAAAATTTCGCCTCGTTCGCCACAGCGAACCTGACTCAACTCGATAGCCTCGGGAAGCAATCCTCCGCCAACTCCAAAGCGTTACGGGAGGAAATACTGGTCACCTTAAGCGGCATTTCAGAGACCACCACCAAGACCGTGAGCGAATTGGGACAAACGCAAAAATCGCAATTGGATGCCATGGTCGCCGCCATCGCCACCCTCTCCGAAACCAACGCCGCCAAACTGGAAACGGTCCGCAGCACCGTGGAGACAAGGCTGCACATGCTGCAGACAGACAATGCCAGGCAGCTTGAAACCATGCGCCAGACAGTCGATGAAAAACTTCAGGGAACTCTGGAAAAGCGGCTGGGGGAATCCTTCAAGCAGGTCAGCGAGCGCCTTGAGCAGGTCCACAAAGGCCTTGGCGAGATGCAGTCCCTGGCCACGGGTGTCGGCGACCTCAAAAAAGTCCTCACCAACGTGAAGACGCGCGGAACCTGGGGCGAGGTGCAGCTTGGCGCTCTTCTGGAGCAGGTGCTCAGCGCCGAGCAGTATGCGAAGAACGTCGCCACAAAAGGCGGCCAGGAGCGGGTCGAATTCGCGATCAGGCTGCCGGGCCAGGACAATGAAGCGCCCGTCCTGCTGCCCATCGACGCAAAATTTCCCATCGAAGACTACCAGCGCCTGCTCGAAGCTCAGGATCGCGGCGATTTGGAGGCCATAGAAAGTGCGGGAAAACAGATGGAGACTCGGGTCAAATCCTGCGCCAAGGAAATCCGCGACAAATATGTAAGCCCCCCAAGCACAACCGATTTCGGCATTCTCTTCCTGCCCATCGAGGGCCTGTTTGCCGAGGTCATCCGGCGTCCGGGACTGGCCGAGAGCATTCAGCGCGACTGCAGGATCGTCATCGCCGGGCCCACGACCTTGTGGTCCATTCTGAACAGTCTGCAGATGGGCTTTCGCACCCTGGCCATCCAGAAACGCTCCAGCGAAGTCTGGAATCTGCTGGGCGCCGTCAAGACGGAATGGGGCAAGTACGGCGAGATTCTGGATGCGGTGCAGAAAAAAATCCATCAGGCGTCCGAGACCATCGAGAAGGCCAAAGTCAGGACGCGGGTCATCGGCCGCAAGCTGCAAAGTGTCCAGGAGATGCCCATCGCCGAGTCTTCAGTCCTTCTTTCATTGCCGCTTGAAGAGGAAAATGAAGATGCGCTCCTGGCTGCGGATTGA
- a CDS encoding methyl-accepting chemotaxis protein — MWYRLSLTWKVLLIILCGPIVLAVIMAYLHISDIQEAAINGRLKESRSVVMMAESVREDMAHKHKVGVLRPLDELRDDPAKLLQAVPIVTAMNTAAAKAAEAGYEFRVPKENPRNPKNEPDALEREVLSEFSRTGLPEKVIVEKDRLLYFKPIRLSEDCLYCHGDPKGEKDPTGGVKEGWKAGEVHGAFVIISSLKEANEAVTMAALSVGGWTFGILVLLGFCGWMLVRANLLKPLKATGDFLERMATGDMSGQVEVRSGDELGQMQMHLNKMAGSLRGIVTDIAERAKVLMGSSVELETMSDGLLRNAEELSHKSNTVATASEEMNANMNTVAAAMEQASINVGTVATAAEEMSSTIHEIAGNTDKTREVTMRAVDKATSASERVDKLGIAAREIGKVTEAINAISSQTNLLALNATIEAARAGDAGKGFAVVANEIKELANQTATATDDIRQRIEGIQSSTAATVEEIAQVMAVIGEVRDFVATIAAAVEQQSAATREIAENVGQASLGIQEVNENVAQASTVTGEIAKDIVQVSEASGQISGNSTELKQSSENLSLLAEALEQLVKKFKL; from the coding sequence ATGTGGTATCGTCTCAGCCTGACCTGGAAGGTGCTTTTGATCATCCTCTGTGGTCCCATCGTGCTGGCCGTCATCATGGCCTATCTGCACATCAGCGACATCCAGGAGGCGGCGATCAACGGGCGTCTCAAAGAAAGCCGGTCCGTGGTCATGATGGCCGAATCAGTACGCGAGGACATGGCGCACAAGCATAAGGTCGGCGTGCTCCGGCCCCTCGACGAACTGCGTGATGATCCTGCGAAGCTGCTGCAGGCCGTGCCCATAGTGACAGCCATGAACACGGCAGCGGCCAAGGCGGCGGAGGCGGGCTACGAATTCAGAGTGCCCAAGGAGAATCCGCGCAACCCTAAAAACGAGCCTGACGCTTTGGAGAGGGAGGTCCTGTCCGAGTTCTCGCGCACGGGACTGCCGGAAAAAGTCATCGTCGAGAAGGACAGGCTGCTGTATTTCAAACCGATCCGTCTTTCCGAAGACTGCTTGTACTGTCATGGCGACCCCAAAGGTGAAAAGGATCCGACGGGCGGCGTGAAGGAAGGCTGGAAGGCGGGCGAGGTGCACGGAGCCTTTGTCATCATCTCTTCCCTCAAGGAAGCGAACGAAGCCGTGACCATGGCCGCGCTCAGCGTGGGGGGATGGACTTTCGGCATTTTGGTCCTGCTCGGTTTTTGCGGGTGGATGCTGGTCAGGGCCAACCTGCTCAAGCCCCTCAAGGCCACCGGCGATTTTTTGGAGCGCATGGCCACCGGCGACATGAGCGGGCAGGTCGAGGTTCGCAGCGGCGACGAGCTGGGTCAGATGCAGATGCATTTGAACAAAATGGCCGGCAGTCTGAGAGGCATCGTGACCGACATTGCCGAAAGGGCCAAAGTGCTCATGGGGTCTTCGGTCGAGCTTGAGACCATGTCCGACGGACTGCTCAGAAACGCCGAAGAGCTGTCGCACAAGTCCAACACCGTGGCCACGGCTTCGGAAGAGATGAACGCGAACATGAACACCGTGGCTGCCGCCATGGAACAGGCTTCCATCAATGTGGGCACCGTGGCTACCGCAGCCGAGGAGATGAGTTCGACCATCCACGAGATCGCCGGAAACACGGACAAGACCCGCGAGGTGACCATGCGGGCCGTGGACAAGGCCACCTCCGCTTCGGAGCGCGTCGATAAACTGGGGATCGCGGCCAGGGAGATCGGCAAAGTCACCGAAGCCATCAACGCCATTTCCTCCCAGACCAACCTCCTGGCGTTGAATGCCACCATCGAGGCTGCGCGGGCCGGAGACGCGGGCAAGGGATTCGCCGTGGTGGCCAATGAGATCAAGGAACTGGCCAACCAGACCGCCACGGCCACCGACGATATTCGGCAGCGCATCGAGGGCATCCAGAGTTCCACCGCCGCCACCGTGGAGGAGATTGCCCAGGTCATGGCCGTCATCGGGGAAGTGCGCGACTTCGTTGCCACCATTGCCGCCGCCGTGGAACAGCAGTCCGCCGCCACCCGCGAGATTGCCGAGAATGTCGGCCAGGCGTCACTGGGCATCCAGGAAGTCAATGAAAACGTGGCTCAGGCCTCCACGGTCACCGGCGAAATCGCCAAGGATATCGTGCAGGTCAGCGAAGCATCCGGACAGATCTCGGGCAACAGCACCGAACTCAAGCAGAGCTCCGAGAACCTGTCCCTTTTGGCCGAGGCCCTGGAACAGCTGGTGAAGAAGTTCAAGCTTTAG
- a CDS encoding class I SAM-dependent methyltransferase has product MPDFYEINARAYFERTNRVDPAPILTPLLRHLRAGSTILDIGCGSGRDLKWLKGKGFKPSGLERSPSLAIMASEHSDCPVSIADLFEYQPPIHYDCILLIGTLVHLTKPEFPQALRSVMRMLKSGGIMYLSMKAWGGSEKSEDGRVFQLWSDSELRREFDRQELTILEHSRSRSLLGNRDVWLGYILKSGQ; this is encoded by the coding sequence ATGCCTGATTTCTACGAAATAAACGCCCGCGCCTACTTCGAACGCACCAACCGCGTCGACCCGGCTCCCATCCTCACGCCCCTGCTGCGTCACCTGCGCGCCGGCAGCACGATCCTCGACATCGGCTGCGGCTCGGGGCGGGACCTCAAATGGCTCAAAGGCAAGGGCTTCAAACCATCAGGACTGGAACGCTCCCCGTCCCTGGCGATCATGGCCAGCGAGCATTCGGACTGCCCGGTCTCCATCGCGGACCTGTTCGAATATCAGCCCCCCATCCATTACGACTGCATCCTCCTCATCGGCACGCTGGTCCACCTCACTAAACCCGAGTTCCCGCAAGCGCTGCGCAGCGTCATGCGCATGCTCAAATCCGGCGGGATCATGTATCTGAGCATGAAAGCCTGGGGCGGAAGCGAAAAGAGCGAGGACGGGCGGGTTTTCCAGCTCTGGTCGGATTCGGAACTGCGGCGGGAATTCGACCGGCAGGAATTGACTATCCTTGAACATTCGCGAAGCCGATCCCTGCTCGGCAACAGGGATGTCTGGCTCGGATATATCCTTAAATCCGGTCAGTGA
- a CDS encoding Fic family protein yields MSLSDRKSFRARYLKPALTDGLIEMTIPTNPTAACRNTA; encoded by the coding sequence ATGAGCCTCTCGGACCGCAAATCCTTTCGCGCACGCTACCTCAAACCGGCCCTGACCGACGGCCTGATCGAAATGACCATCCCCACAAACCCAACAGCCGCCTGCAGAAATACCGCCTGA
- a CDS encoding cation-translocating P-type ATPase: MNENKDITTNWHQLGQAAVVQKLQSSEMGLASEEAGRRYDQYGPNELIEKGRKKPWRILLAQVKEVMILILLAAVVISAALQEYIDAIVIFVIVVLNTLLGFWQEFKAENAMAALKKMTVPNVRVRRDGAEQQISAKDLVPGDILLIEAGNIVPADARLIVAANLKVQEAALTGESESVDKDTGELPDAELALADRKNMIYRGTVVTYGRGEAVATATGMQTELGKIATMLQDVEDEQTPLQERLAKLGRSLAMAAGVLIVIVAGMTYLQGAGVKEIFMTAISMAVAAVPEGLPAVVTIALALGAQQMLKKNALIRQLPAVETLGGVTVICSDKTGTLTQNKMTVSDVVLPDRRYTLSEAAARHGEDADLGLLLLTGTLCNDAVIDESAPNGILGDPTEGALVLAAHQAGLVQRDLQAILPRVRELPFDSERKRMSTVHALPSSSQRATLHPVLAAGDQAQADHLVLVKGATDGLIEACGRILVSGVVHPLDERKKAEISAENTAMAKNGLRVLGLAYRLLDVDELDQPDRYEHDLVFLGMVCMLDPVRPEAIESVRLCKQAGIRPIMITGDHPLTAVAIAKNLGLTTLDTVLTGKDLDAMTVDALAARIKDVSVFARVSPKHKMIIIDALQAQHEIVSMTGDGVNDAPALKSADIGVAMGITGTDVSKESSDMILLDDNFATIVAAVKEGRRIYDNIRKFVRYILTGNAGEIVVMIAGPLMGMPLPLLPIQILWINLVTDGVPAVALGFEEAERDVMNRPPYDPQEGIFARGLGWQILVMGLIVGLISVGTGYWFWDGGEGSTAWQTMVFTMLTFCQMAYALCVRKKTQSLFSRSWLGNPVLLMAIGVTLSLQLIIIYVPFFNTVFRTTPLRLEELGSCVVGALVIILISESKKLFLRRKRH, encoded by the coding sequence ATGAATGAAAATAAAGATATAACAACAAACTGGCACCAGCTTGGCCAAGCTGCGGTCGTACAGAAACTGCAATCGTCCGAGATGGGCCTTGCTTCAGAAGAAGCGGGCCGCCGCTATGACCAATACGGCCCCAACGAATTAATCGAGAAGGGAAGGAAAAAGCCCTGGCGGATTCTGTTGGCACAGGTGAAGGAGGTCATGATCCTGATTCTGTTGGCAGCCGTGGTCATTTCGGCGGCACTGCAGGAATATATCGATGCCATCGTGATTTTTGTCATTGTGGTGCTCAATACGCTGCTGGGGTTTTGGCAGGAGTTCAAGGCCGAAAACGCCATGGCGGCCCTCAAGAAAATGACGGTGCCCAACGTGCGGGTGCGGCGCGACGGCGCAGAGCAGCAGATTTCGGCCAAGGACCTGGTGCCCGGAGACATCCTGCTCATCGAAGCCGGAAACATCGTCCCGGCCGATGCCCGACTGATCGTCGCCGCAAATCTCAAAGTCCAGGAAGCGGCTCTGACCGGAGAATCCGAATCGGTGGACAAAGATACCGGCGAACTGCCGGACGCCGAGCTTGCCTTGGCCGACCGCAAAAACATGATCTACAGGGGCACGGTGGTGACCTACGGGCGCGGCGAAGCCGTGGCCACCGCCACCGGCATGCAGACCGAATTGGGTAAAATCGCCACCATGCTCCAGGACGTGGAGGACGAACAAACTCCGCTGCAGGAGCGGTTGGCGAAGCTCGGCCGATCCTTGGCCATGGCCGCCGGGGTGCTGATCGTCATCGTCGCCGGCATGACCTATCTGCAGGGCGCGGGCGTCAAGGAAATATTCATGACTGCCATCAGCATGGCGGTGGCCGCCGTCCCCGAAGGCCTGCCGGCAGTCGTGACCATCGCCCTGGCCCTGGGCGCGCAGCAGATGCTCAAAAAGAATGCGCTCATCCGGCAACTCCCGGCCGTGGAAACCCTAGGCGGAGTGACCGTGATATGTTCCGACAAAACCGGCACGCTGACGCAGAATAAAATGACCGTATCGGACGTGGTCCTGCCGGATCGCCGTTATACCCTGAGTGAGGCGGCGGCCCGACACGGCGAGGATGCGGATCTCGGTCTGCTCTTGCTGACCGGGACGCTGTGCAACGATGCAGTCATCGACGAAAGTGCGCCAAACGGCATTCTCGGCGATCCCACCGAAGGCGCACTGGTGCTTGCGGCCCACCAGGCGGGACTGGTCCAGCGCGATCTGCAGGCCATATTGCCGCGCGTGCGCGAACTGCCCTTTGATTCCGAGCGCAAGCGCATGTCCACCGTCCACGCCCTGCCTTCGTCTTCCCAGAGGGCAACGTTGCACCCTGTTCTTGCCGCCGGAGATCAGGCGCAAGCCGATCATCTGGTGTTGGTCAAGGGGGCCACCGATGGATTGATCGAGGCGTGCGGCCGGATTCTCGTCAGCGGCGTCGTCCACCCGCTTGACGAAAGAAAAAAAGCGGAGATTTCAGCCGAAAACACCGCCATGGCAAAAAACGGCCTCCGGGTGCTTGGTTTGGCCTATCGGCTGCTGGATGTCGACGAGTTGGATCAACCGGACCGCTATGAGCACGATCTGGTTTTTCTGGGCATGGTCTGCATGCTCGATCCGGTGCGTCCCGAGGCGATTGAGTCCGTCAGGCTGTGCAAGCAGGCCGGGATTCGTCCGATCATGATCACCGGCGACCATCCCCTGACGGCTGTCGCCATCGCCAAGAATTTGGGGCTGACCACTCTTGATACGGTCCTGACCGGGAAGGATCTGGACGCGATGACCGTCGATGCGCTCGCGGCCCGAATCAAGGATGTTTCCGTGTTTGCGCGCGTCTCTCCAAAGCATAAGATGATCATCATCGACGCGCTGCAAGCACAGCACGAGATCGTCTCCATGACCGGCGACGGCGTCAACGACGCGCCGGCGCTGAAATCCGCCGACATCGGCGTGGCCATGGGAATTACGGGGACCGACGTCAGCAAGGAATCCTCCGATATGATCCTGCTGGACGACAATTTCGCCACCATCGTCGCCGCCGTCAAAGAAGGCCGCCGCATTTACGACAATATCCGCAAATTCGTCAGGTACATCCTCACCGGCAACGCAGGTGAAATCGTTGTCATGATTGCCGGGCCGCTCATGGGCATGCCGCTGCCCTTGCTGCCGATTCAGATTTTATGGATCAATCTGGTGACCGATGGCGTACCGGCCGTGGCCTTGGGGTTCGAAGAAGCCGAGCGCGATGTGATGAACCGGCCGCCCTACGATCCGCAGGAAGGCATTTTCGCGCGCGGGCTGGGCTGGCAGATTCTCGTCATGGGCCTGATTGTAGGCCTGATCTCGGTGGGGACAGGGTACTGGTTCTGGGACGGCGGAGAAGGCTCAACGGCCTGGCAGACCATGGTCTTCACCATGCTGACGTTCTGCCAGATGGCCTATGCGCTGTGCGTGCGCAAAAAAACGCAATCGCTGTTTTCGCGATCCTGGCTCGGCAATCCGGTGCTGCTCATGGCCATTGGCGTCACCTTGAGCCTGCAGTTGATCATTATTTATGTCCCGTTTTTCAACACCGTGTTTCGCACCACGCCGCTGCGACTGGAGGAACTGGGTTCTTGCGTCGTTGGCGCCCTGGTGATTATTCTGATTTCGGAATCGAAAAAACTGTTCCTGCGCCGCAAGCGGCATTGA